In Hevea brasiliensis isolate MT/VB/25A 57/8 chromosome 13, ASM3005281v1, whole genome shotgun sequence, a single genomic region encodes these proteins:
- the LOC110633800 gene encoding transcription factor MYB46 gives MRKPEASGKNNNNNNKLRKGLWSPEEDDKLMNYMLNNGQGCWSDVARNAGLQRCGKSCRLRWINYLRPDLKRGAFSPQEEELIIHLHSLLGNRWSQIAARLPGRTDNEIKNFWNSTIKKRLKNLSSSASPNTSNSSSEPSKEVAAAIGGGFISMQEQSMSPMYIYPSLSSSSSSNTSMQAMFLNQIMDPLPTFDHGLSTCGASVYFNNDAPPCMTHIGVSGDDIYGNQGILGGVNIGIEGELHIPPLESISIEENAKTEDMYGSNNNKYPYSNVNRINSNCNNNTKAENMTTGVGNLWQGEELKVGDWDLEELMKDVSSFPFLDIFQAE, from the exons ATGAGGAAACCAGAGGCCTCTGGGaagaacaacaacaataataacaagCTTAGAAAGGGCTTGTGGTCACCAGAGGAAGATGACAAGCTCATGAATTACATGCTAAATAATGGGCAAGGTTGTTGGAGTGATGTGGCAAGAAATGCTGGGTTGCAGAGGTGTGGCAAGAGTTGCCGTCTTCGCTGGATCAATTATTTGAGGCCTGACCTTAAGAGAGGCGCATTTTCACCCCAGGAAGAAGAACTGATCATCCATTTGCATTCTCTTCTTGGCAACAG GTGGTCTCAGATTGCGGCTCGCTTGCCTGGACGTACAGACAATGAGATAAAGAATTTTTGGAATTCAACAATAAAGAAAAGACTAAAGAATCTGTCGTCTTCAGCCTCACCAAACACGAGTAATTCTTCCTCAGAGCCAAGCAAAGAAGTAGCAGCAGCCATAGGAGGAGGGTTCATCTCCATGCAGGAACAAAGCATGAGTCCCATGTACATATACCCatcattatcatcttcatcttcatcaaACACGTCCATGCAAGCTATGTTTCTGAATCAAATAATGGACCCATTGCCTACCTTCGATCATGGCCTAAGCACGTGCGGTGCAAGTGTATACTTCAATAATGATGCACCCCCATGCATGACTCATATAGGAGTTAGCGGTGATGATATATATGGAAATCAAGGGATCCTTGGAGGTGTTAACATTGGAATTGAAGGAGAGCTTCATATTCCTCCTCTAGAGAGTATAAGCATAGAGGAAAACGCTAAAACTGAAGATATGTATGGTAGCAACAACAATAAGTACCCATATAGCAATGTGAATAGAATTAACAGCAACTGCAATAACAATACTAAGGCTGAGAATATGACTACTGGGGTTGGGAACTTATGGCAAGGAGAAGAGCTAAAAGTGGGGGATTGGGACTTGGAAGAGTTGATGAAAGATGTgtcctcctttccttttcttgataTTTTTCAAGCTGAGTAA